From a single Streptomyces sp. NBC_00377 genomic region:
- a CDS encoding DUF3140 domain-containing protein, whose product MADALELDALWEDFHRVVNMTSQELAAWLRVRDADENAEPLPEEAGTPTGQHVLAILQKRRTDLTDDDVRVMYRVVDTVTAQADLENEPKAEDTRSRHRLMTIGHDPLKP is encoded by the coding sequence ATGGCCGACGCCCTCGAACTCGACGCGCTGTGGGAGGACTTCCACCGCGTGGTGAACATGACCTCGCAGGAGCTGGCCGCCTGGCTGCGGGTGCGTGACGCCGACGAGAACGCCGAACCCCTGCCCGAGGAGGCGGGGACGCCGACCGGGCAGCACGTGCTGGCGATACTCCAGAAGCGGCGCACCGACCTGACCGACGACGACGTCCGCGTGATGTACCGGGTCGTGGACACGGTCACCGCACAGGCGGACCTGGAGAACGAGCCAAAGGCCGAGGACACCCGCAGCCGCCACCGCCTGATGACGATCGGCCACGATCCGCTCAAGCCGTAG
- a CDS encoding amidohydrolase, which produces MTEPAVVARLTREITSGIDPGDLEGFYQDLHRHPELSFQEHRTAAKLALRLRAAGYAVTEGVARTGVVGVLANGDGPVVWLRGDMDALPVREATGLPYASTVDGVMHACGHDLHVTWLAAAAEALAAARGTWSGTLVVVGQPAEEAGGGAAAMVADGIHARFPRPDVLFGQHVAPGLAGFYPHTPGLTLSASDDVDVVVQGVGGHGSRPESTVDPVVTAAYIVTRLQTVVAREVAASDSAVLTVGSFHAGTNSNIIPAEARLALNVRTQDARVRERVLTAIRRVVEGECAAAGCPVPPGVTVRPGCPTTVNDAALDGEIAAVHGELFGAGTVFDFGQAMGSEDFSLLAPEGVPYDYWYVTSTPAPVWEAAPGEELREKFAAVPGNHSALFAPDPSVLVPGVRTLVSAALSRLTG; this is translated from the coding sequence ATGACCGAACCGGCCGTCGTCGCCCGCCTCACCCGGGAGATCACCTCGGGAATCGACCCGGGCGATCTGGAGGGTTTCTACCAGGACCTGCACCGCCATCCCGAGCTGTCCTTCCAGGAGCACCGGACCGCCGCGAAGCTCGCCCTGCGGCTGCGCGCGGCGGGGTATGCGGTGACGGAGGGGGTGGCCCGCACCGGCGTCGTCGGGGTGCTCGCCAACGGTGACGGGCCGGTGGTGTGGCTGCGCGGTGACATGGACGCGCTGCCCGTGCGGGAGGCGACGGGGCTGCCGTACGCCTCGACCGTCGACGGGGTGATGCACGCCTGCGGCCACGATCTGCACGTCACCTGGCTGGCGGCCGCGGCCGAGGCGCTGGCCGCGGCCCGCGGGACGTGGTCCGGGACGCTCGTCGTGGTGGGGCAGCCCGCGGAGGAGGCAGGGGGCGGGGCGGCGGCGATGGTCGCGGACGGGATCCACGCCCGGTTCCCGCGCCCGGACGTGCTGTTCGGCCAGCACGTGGCGCCCGGGCTCGCCGGGTTCTACCCGCACACGCCCGGCCTGACCCTGTCGGCCTCGGACGACGTCGACGTCGTCGTGCAGGGTGTGGGAGGCCACGGTTCACGGCCCGAGTCGACGGTCGATCCGGTCGTGACGGCCGCGTACATCGTGACCAGGCTTCAGACCGTCGTCGCACGCGAGGTCGCGGCGAGCGACTCGGCGGTGCTGACGGTGGGGAGCTTCCACGCCGGCACGAACTCCAACATCATCCCCGCCGAGGCCCGGCTCGCGCTGAACGTGCGTACCCAGGACGCCCGGGTCCGCGAGCGCGTCCTCACCGCGATCCGGCGGGTCGTCGAGGGGGAGTGCGCCGCGGCGGGCTGCCCGGTCCCGCCCGGGGTGACGGTCCGCCCGGGCTGCCCGACCACCGTCAACGACGCGGCCCTCGACGGGGAGATCGCCGCGGTCCACGGTGAACTCTTCGGCGCGGGCACGGTGTTCGACTTCGGCCAGGCGATGGGCAGCGAGGACTTCTCCCTGCTCGCCCCGGAGGGCGTGCCGTACGACTACTGGTACGTGACCTCGACCCCGGCGCCCGTGTGGGAGGCGGCGCCGGGGGAGGAGCTGCGGGAGAAGTTCGCGGCCGTGCCGGGGAACCACAGCGCACTGTTCGCGCCGGACCCGTCGGTGCTGGTGCCGGGAGTGCGCACGCTGGTGTCGGCGGCGCTCTCCCGGCTCACCGGCTGA